In one window of Episyrphus balteatus chromosome 3, idEpiBalt1.1, whole genome shotgun sequence DNA:
- the LOC129914817 gene encoding dihydrolipoyllysine-residue succinyltransferase component of 2-oxoglutarate dehydrogenase complex, mitochondrial — translation MSGLILVTSRYVARDVIKKGFKNAFLNDVNIACHRQQSYIRVFSKLCTTVDSSKWTTTQDRNLIINIGPKSLIHLSVPFYQTETVKVPPFADSVSEGDVKFTCKVGDYVKTDQVVMEIETDKTTVGVPAPFGGVIESILVADGDTVKAGQELFKLKKAEGGAPAAAAEAPKAAPPPPPAAAPTPPPPTVSVSAPSTPPPPPPPKPASSPPPPPPKMPAAPAAHIPVAAIRHAQGISQGTVKVPPADYTREITGTRTEQRVKMNRMRLKIAERLKDAQNTNAMLTTFNEIDMSAAMEFRKANLEAFQKKYGIKIGFMSIFAKASAYALQDQPVVNAVIEGNEIIYRDYVDISVAVATPKGLVVPVIRNVEGMNYADIEICMAALGEKAKKGAIAVEDMDGGTFTISNGGVFGSLMGTPIINPPQSSILGMHGIFERPIAIKGQVVVRPMMYVALTYDHRLIDGREAVMFLRKIKAAVEDPRIMLAGL, via the exons ATGTCCGGTTTAATATTAGTAACTTCACGTTATGTTGCGCGAGATGTaattaaaaaaggatttaaaaatGCCTTTTTAAACGAT gttaATATCGCATGTCACAGACAACAAAGTTATATTCGTGTTTTTAGTAAACTATGCACAACAGTTGACAGTAGTAAATGGACAACAACTCAAGATAG GAATCTAATTATTAACATCGGTCCCAAGTCCCTAATACACTTAAGTGTGCCATTTTATCAAACCGAAACTGTTAAAGTCCCTCCATTTGCCGATTCTGTATCAGAAGGAGATGTTAA ATTTACATGTAAAGTTGGAGATTATGTCAAAACTGACCAAGTTGTTATGGAGATTGAAACTGACAAGACAACCGTTGGTGTTCCTGCACCTTTTGGTGGTGTAATCGAATCCATACTCGTTGCAGATGGTGATACTGTGAAGGCGGGTCAAGAGCTTTTTAAGTTAAAGAAAGCTGAAGGTGGTGCACCAGCTGCAGCTGCAGAAGCACCTAAAGCAGCTCCTCCACCGCCACCAGCTGCTGCTCCAACTCCACCACCTCCAACAGTTTCGGTATCGGCACCATCTACGCCACCACCACCTCCACCACCTAAACCAGCATCAtcgccaccaccaccaccacctaaAATGCCAGCTGCTCCTGCCGCACATATTCCTGTAGCTGCAATTCGACACGCTCAAGGAATCAGCCAAGGAACCGTTAAG gTACCACCAGCAGATTATACTAGAGAAATAACAGGAACCCGAACCGAACAAAGAGTAAAAATGAATCGCATGCGTCTAAAAATTGCCGAAAGACTAAAGGATGCTCAAAATACGAATGCAATGTTAACCACTTTCAATGAAATTGATATGAG cgCTGCCATGGAATTTCGCAAAGCCAATCTAGAGGCATTCCAGAAGAAATACGgtatcaaaattggttttatgTCCATATTTGCAAAAGCATCAGCATACGCACTGCAGGATCAGCCCGTTGTTAATGCTGTCATTGAAGGAAAt GAAATCATTTACCGAGATTATGTTGACATCTCAGTTGCCGTTGCAACTCCAAAGGGATTGGTCGTTCCAGTTATCCGCAATGTTGAAGGCATGAACTATGCTGATATTGAAATTTGCATGGCTGCTCTGGGAGAAAAGGCTAAAAAAGGTGCAATAGCTGTAGAAGACATGGATGGCGGTACTTTCACAATAAGTAATGGAGGTGTGTTTGGATCATTAATGGGTACACCCATTATCAACCCACCCCAAAGCTCTATTCTAGGAATGCATGGGATATTCGAACGTCCAATTGCTATCAAAGGACAA gtTGTTGTTCGTCCAATGATGTACGTTGCTCTGACATATGACCATCGTTTGATTGATGGTCGTGAGGCTGTTATGTTCCTTCGCAAAATCAAAGCTGCTGTTGAAGATCCTCGAATCATGTTAGCCGGGCTATAA